One stretch of Priestia megaterium DNA includes these proteins:
- the mgsA gene encoding methylglyoxal synthase: protein MKIALIAHDKKKNDMVQFTTAYQAILQEHSLFATGTTGTRISEATGLKVHRFQSGPLGGDQEIGALIAQNEMDMVIFFRDPLTAQPHEPDISALMRLCDVYAVPLATNMGTAEILIHGLERGDLHWRSIIKK from the coding sequence ATGAAAATCGCCTTAATTGCACATGATAAAAAGAAAAATGATATGGTACAATTCACAACAGCCTATCAAGCGATTTTACAGGAACATTCGCTGTTCGCAACAGGAACAACAGGAACGCGTATTTCAGAAGCAACAGGTTTGAAGGTTCACCGCTTTCAATCGGGGCCGCTTGGAGGAGATCAGGAGATAGGAGCTTTAATTGCTCAAAATGAAATGGATATGGTTATTTTTTTCCGCGATCCGTTAACAGCTCAGCCTCATGAACCTGATATTTCAGCTCTGATGCGTCTATGTGACGTATATGCGGTTCCTCTTGCAACGAATATGGGAACAGCAGAGATTTTAATTCATGGACTTGAACGAGGCGATTTGCATTGGCGTTCAATTATAAAAAAATAG
- a CDS encoding nucleotide pyrophosphohydrolase, whose product MSKKTMEQMQQEVDAYISQFKEGYFSPLAMLARMSEEVGELSREINHYYGEKPKKTTEAERTVEEEMGDILFVLICFANSLNINLQEAHDRVMNKFNTRDKDRWTKKED is encoded by the coding sequence ATGTCAAAAAAAACGATGGAGCAAATGCAGCAAGAAGTTGATGCATATATTAGCCAATTTAAAGAAGGATATTTTAGTCCTCTTGCTATGCTTGCGCGAATGTCCGAAGAAGTGGGCGAATTATCGCGCGAAATTAACCACTATTATGGTGAAAAGCCAAAGAAAACGACTGAAGCAGAACGTACGGTCGAAGAAGAAATGGGCGACATTTTATTTGTATTAATTTGCTTTGCAAATTCATTAAATATTAATTTACAAGAAGCGCATGATCGCGTTATGAATAAATTTAATACGCGTGACAAAGATCGCTGGACGAAAAAAGAAGACTAA
- a CDS encoding sporulation protein YpjB → MKGRIVGILLVLFFAYTTTVHAAEGQWEKLDNLSDQTLSLVEQKEYKAAQHLFRNFSNEFTSLNTASLGVSAEDIRILTLCYEQVERSLLSSDSSDEERLQKATQFRLLVDALHSKHQPMWTELEGSMLATFNEMRNEAVKGEQAAYEAQLKQFLKEYDMILPSAQVDVSSAYVQRVSADVHFLQTEGTLSEINDEQFNQMEQNLKDFFEQVKENRTDPSFIWVTITTGSIIIATLFYVGARKYFADQKRKSARGRND, encoded by the coding sequence ATGAAAGGAAGAATAGTAGGAATATTGCTCGTACTTTTCTTTGCATATACGACTACTGTACATGCAGCTGAAGGGCAGTGGGAAAAGCTTGATAACTTATCTGATCAAACGCTATCGCTTGTAGAGCAAAAGGAGTATAAAGCAGCCCAACATTTGTTCAGAAACTTTTCGAATGAATTTACCAGTCTCAATACAGCTTCTTTGGGCGTATCGGCCGAAGATATACGTATTTTAACTCTTTGTTATGAACAGGTAGAAAGGTCTCTTTTATCTTCTGATTCCAGTGATGAAGAACGTCTTCAAAAAGCTACTCAATTTCGATTATTAGTCGATGCGCTGCACAGCAAGCATCAGCCTATGTGGACTGAGCTCGAAGGCAGTATGCTAGCAACATTTAATGAGATGCGAAATGAAGCGGTAAAAGGAGAACAAGCGGCTTATGAAGCGCAGCTTAAGCAATTTTTGAAGGAATATGATATGATCTTACCGAGCGCGCAGGTAGACGTGTCGTCTGCCTACGTACAGCGTGTGAGCGCGGACGTTCACTTTTTACAAACTGAAGGAACGCTAAGTGAGATTAACGATGAGCAGTTTAACCAAATGGAACAAAACTTAAAAGATTTTTTTGAACAAGTAAAAGAAAATCGTACAGACCCGTCTTTTATTTGGGTTACAATTACCACCGGAAGTATTATTATTGCTACACTTTTTTATGTAGGAGCGCGAAAATATTTCGCTGACCAGAAAAGAAAGTCAGCTAGAGGGCGTAATGATTGA
- a CDS encoding YitT family protein: MKGLRFKNIIFILLGAAIFAFGLVNFNMQNNLAEGGFTGITLLLFFLFNIDPSYSNLVLNIPLFFVGWKLLGRTAFIYTMLGVVSLSLFLWIFQRFPVNMPLRHDMTLAALFAGVFIGVGLGIIFRFGGTTGGVDIIARVVQKYIGWNMGKTMFLFDFIVISASLIYLSYREAMYTLVAVFVAARVIDFMQDGAYAAKGATIISNHNEAISDKIMKEMDRGVTILKGQGSFSKQDTNVLYCVVSKNEIFRLKQVITSVDPHAFVAVTDVHDVLGEGFTLDENKKPLER, encoded by the coding sequence ATGAAAGGTCTCAGATTTAAAAATATTATTTTTATACTGCTTGGTGCTGCCATATTTGCGTTTGGACTTGTTAATTTTAACATGCAAAACAATTTAGCTGAAGGTGGATTCACAGGCATTACCCTGCTTTTATTTTTCTTATTTAACATTGATCCCTCTTATTCTAACTTAGTGTTAAATATTCCTTTGTTTTTTGTAGGGTGGAAACTATTAGGGAGAACAGCATTTATTTATACCATGCTCGGAGTCGTTAGCTTATCGTTATTCTTATGGATATTCCAGCGCTTCCCGGTGAATATGCCCCTGCGTCATGATATGACTCTAGCAGCTCTTTTTGCCGGTGTTTTTATTGGAGTGGGTCTTGGCATTATTTTCAGGTTTGGAGGAACAACAGGAGGAGTCGATATCATCGCACGTGTTGTTCAAAAATATATCGGGTGGAATATGGGGAAAACGATGTTTCTTTTTGACTTTATTGTGATTAGTGCCTCTCTCATTTATTTATCCTACCGAGAAGCTATGTACACGCTTGTTGCAGTCTTTGTCGCTGCACGGGTTATTGACTTTATGCAAGACGGTGCGTATGCCGCCAAAGGAGCAACCATCATTTCGAATCATAACGAAGCCATATCGGATAAAATTATGAAAGAAATGGATCGAGGCGTGACGATTTTAAAAGGGCAAGGTTCTTTTTCTAAGCAAGATACCAACGTGCTATACTGCGTTGTTAGTAAAAATGAAATTTTCCGTTTAAAGCAAGTTATTACTTCTGTAGATCCACACGCATTCGTTGCAGTTACCGATGTTCATGATGTCTTAGGTGAAGGATTTACCCTTGATGAAAATAAAAAACCGCTTGAAAGATAA
- the bshB1 gene encoding bacillithiol biosynthesis deacetylase BshB1 translates to MKETIDILAFGAHADDVEIGMGGTIARMSEQGLKVVICDLTQAELSSNGTVGIRKQEASKAADVLGVHERIHLHLPDRGLFLKPEYIAEIASVIRTYQPRIIFAPYFEDRHPDHGNCAKLVEEAMFSAGVKNYIDHKKQKAHRAESLYFYMINGFHKPDFIVDVSSTFQKKVASLEAYESQFIKTADTFDTPLVNGYIETVESRERLFGKEVGVAYGEGFLSKKPILMYDDLVGGK, encoded by the coding sequence ATGAAAGAAACAATAGATATCCTTGCCTTTGGTGCTCATGCCGATGATGTAGAAATCGGCATGGGTGGAACCATTGCAAGAATGAGTGAACAAGGTTTGAAGGTAGTTATTTGCGATTTGACGCAAGCTGAACTTTCTTCAAATGGAACGGTTGGAATTCGAAAACAAGAAGCGTCCAAAGCTGCTGACGTCTTAGGTGTTCATGAGCGAATTCATCTGCATTTGCCAGACAGAGGTTTGTTTTTAAAGCCAGAGTATATAGCTGAAATTGCATCAGTCATTCGCACGTATCAACCAAGGATTATATTTGCTCCTTACTTTGAAGATCGTCATCCTGATCATGGAAATTGTGCAAAGCTTGTAGAAGAGGCCATGTTTTCAGCTGGCGTTAAAAATTATATCGATCATAAGAAGCAAAAAGCTCATCGTGCTGAGTCTCTTTATTTCTATATGATAAATGGATTTCATAAGCCAGATTTTATCGTAGATGTATCAAGCACGTTTCAAAAGAAAGTAGCTAGTCTAGAGGCTTATGAAAGTCAATTTATAAAAACAGCAGATACGTTTGATACGCCGCTGGTAAACGGATATATTGAAACAGTAGAGAGCAGAGAGCGATTATTTGGCAAAGAAGTCGGGGTAGCATACGGTGAAGGTTTTTTATCTAAAAAACCGATTTTGATGTACGACGATTTAGTAGGTGGAAAATAA
- the bshA gene encoding N-acetyl-alpha-D-glucosaminyl L-malate synthase BshA has product MKLKIGITCYASVGGSGVVATELGKLLAEKGHEIHFISSSMPFRLTKVYPNIYFHEVDVNQYSVFKYPPYDLALSSKMAEVAKREKLDIIHTHYAIPHAVCGILAKQMVEHEVKIVTTLHGTDITVLGEDPSLKDLIKFGIEKSDAVTAVSQSLVDQTHHLISPDKEIETMYNFIDERVYHKKEVQYLKAEYGILENEKVVIHISNFRQVKRVTDIVKTFTIINKKLQSKLLLVGDGPEMTVVSQLVRELNLQDSVLFLGKQENVAELYSISDLKLLLSEKESFGLVLLEAMACGVPCIGTNIGGIPEVIEHEKTGYICEVGDVEEAASKAIQLLENEQLHHQMREASLSAVNHKFHSTEIVSQYEKLYYKLVQG; this is encoded by the coding sequence ATGAAGTTGAAAATTGGTATTACATGTTATGCTTCCGTTGGAGGTTCAGGAGTGGTAGCAACGGAGCTAGGGAAGCTGCTGGCTGAAAAAGGGCACGAAATTCATTTTATTTCCTCTAGCATGCCTTTTAGATTGACGAAAGTATATCCAAATATTTATTTTCACGAAGTAGATGTAAATCAGTACTCCGTCTTTAAATACCCTCCGTATGATCTCGCTTTATCCAGTAAAATGGCTGAAGTGGCTAAAAGAGAAAAGCTTGACATTATTCATACGCACTATGCAATCCCCCATGCCGTTTGCGGGATTTTAGCTAAACAAATGGTGGAGCACGAAGTGAAAATTGTGACGACTCTTCATGGGACAGATATTACGGTTCTAGGAGAGGATCCATCGTTAAAAGATTTAATTAAATTTGGGATTGAGAAATCAGATGCAGTGACGGCTGTATCTCAGTCACTTGTTGATCAAACTCACCATTTAATTAGTCCAGATAAAGAAATTGAAACGATGTATAATTTTATTGATGAACGAGTTTATCATAAAAAAGAAGTTCAGTATTTAAAAGCGGAGTATGGCATATTAGAAAATGAAAAAGTCGTTATTCATATTTCAAACTTTCGTCAAGTCAAACGAGTTACAGATATAGTCAAAACATTTACTATTATTAATAAAAAGCTTCAGTCTAAGCTGCTGCTTGTAGGAGACGGCCCTGAAATGACGGTAGTGTCTCAATTAGTAAGAGAGCTAAATCTTCAAGATTCTGTGTTATTTCTTGGGAAACAAGAAAATGTAGCAGAATTATATTCGATTAGCGATTTAAAACTGTTATTATCTGAAAAAGAAAGCTTTGGGCTTGTACTTTTAGAAGCTATGGCTTGTGGTGTTCCATGCATCGGAACAAATATAGGCGGAATTCCCGAAGTAATTGAACACGAAAAAACAGGATATATCTGCGAAGTGGGAGACGTCGAAGAGGCAGCGAGCAAAGCAATTCAGCTACTTGAAAATGAACAGCTGCATCACCAAATGAGGGAAGCGTCTCTAAGCGCAGTTAATCATAAATTTCATTCAACAGAGATTGTGAGTCAATATGAAAAACTTTATTATAAATTGGTACAGGGTTGA
- a CDS encoding CCA tRNA nucleotidyltransferase — MKEPFIHPLYIIEKLETAGYEAYFVGGAVRDLILNRTIGDIDIATSARPEQVMELFSKTIHVGIEHGTVVVVHENETYEVTTFRSEGEYDDFRRPSSVTFISSLIEDLQRRDFTINAMAMNAKGEIIDPFNGREDLRNQLIRTVGNAKERFHEDALRMMRAVRFVSQLAFSLSDQTKRAIQQYGELLRHVSIERITVEFEKMLSGKRPSLALALVADTELYRYLPQLNVDPQKFRSVCAHDWMMLQRVSESWTLLVHLLDIQDKQAFFKSWKLSNKQIKDIQLQSIGLRDVLENGWSKRIMYTIGEQASVSVNRILQLLRSNEYMNEHELLYIYSELPIHSLKDLDINGQDLLVWTGKKGGPWVSQLLKEIEEKVLYNELMNTKSSIRKWVQSCSQI, encoded by the coding sequence ATGAAAGAACCGTTCATTCATCCGCTTTATATTATTGAAAAACTGGAGACAGCCGGTTACGAAGCGTATTTTGTTGGAGGAGCGGTCCGGGATCTCATTTTAAATCGGACGATTGGAGATATTGATATCGCTACGTCAGCTAGGCCTGAACAAGTGATGGAACTCTTTTCTAAGACGATTCATGTAGGAATCGAGCATGGTACGGTTGTGGTTGTCCATGAGAACGAGACTTATGAGGTAACCACTTTTCGTTCTGAGGGAGAATATGATGATTTTCGTCGTCCCTCGTCCGTTACGTTTATTTCGTCTCTGATAGAAGATTTGCAGCGTCGTGATTTTACAATCAATGCAATGGCTATGAATGCAAAGGGAGAAATTATTGATCCATTTAATGGAAGAGAAGATTTGCGAAACCAGTTAATTCGTACTGTCGGAAATGCTAAAGAACGCTTTCATGAAGATGCTCTTCGTATGATGAGAGCCGTTCGCTTTGTCAGTCAGCTGGCGTTTTCACTGTCTGATCAAACTAAAAGAGCCATTCAGCAATACGGTGAACTGCTGAGGCATGTTTCTATTGAACGCATTACAGTTGAATTCGAAAAAATGCTGAGCGGAAAGCGTCCGTCTTTAGCATTAGCACTTGTAGCAGATACGGAGCTGTATCGCTACTTGCCCCAACTGAATGTAGATCCGCAAAAATTCCGATCTGTTTGTGCACACGATTGGATGATGCTTCAGCGAGTATCGGAGTCATGGACACTTCTGGTACATCTACTCGACATTCAAGACAAGCAGGCATTTTTTAAAAGCTGGAAATTATCTAATAAGCAAATTAAAGATATTCAGCTTCAGTCTATTGGTCTTCGAGACGTTTTGGAAAATGGATGGTCAAAACGCATCATGTATACCATTGGAGAGCAGGCCAGCGTGAGCGTGAATCGTATTTTACAACTTCTTCGAAGCAATGAGTATATGAATGAACATGAGCTTCTTTACATCTATAGCGAGCTGCCTATTCATTCTTTAAAAGATTTAGATATAAATGGTCAAGATCTTTTAGTGTGGACAGGTAAAAAGGGTGGTCCATGGGTGTCTCAACTGTTAAAAGAAATTGAGGAGAAAGTTCTATACAATGAGTTAATGAACACGAAATCTTCAATAAGAAAGTGGGTGCAGTCTTGCAGTCAGATATAA
- the dapB gene encoding 4-hydroxy-tetrahydrodipicolinate reductase: MDKIRIVLAGPRGRMGKEAVLLIEETEHFELVAAVDRINEGKYISDIEGMPNVQAPIYTDIEKCFQDVKADVLVDLTTPEIGRVHTKTALTYGVRPVVGTTGFSEEDLKELKQLAEEKELGCIIAPNFAIGAILMMKFSQMAAKYFDDVEIIEMHHDQKLDAPSGTGLKTAELISEVREAKKQGHPDEKELLEGARGADYEGIRLHSVRLPGLIAHQEVMFGGFGQTLKIRHDSYNRASFMSGVKLAVDTVMNVDTLVYGLENIID; the protein is encoded by the coding sequence ATGGACAAAATTCGAATTGTACTTGCAGGACCAAGAGGTCGTATGGGAAAAGAAGCTGTATTATTAATAGAAGAAACAGAGCATTTTGAATTAGTAGCAGCGGTAGATCGTATCAATGAAGGAAAATACATAAGTGATATTGAAGGAATGCCAAATGTACAAGCGCCAATCTACACGGATATTGAAAAATGTTTTCAAGACGTTAAGGCAGATGTTTTAGTTGATTTGACAACACCTGAAATTGGGCGCGTTCATACTAAAACAGCCCTAACATATGGAGTAAGACCTGTTGTAGGAACAACTGGCTTTTCAGAAGAAGATTTAAAAGAATTAAAGCAGCTTGCTGAAGAGAAGGAACTTGGCTGTATCATTGCACCTAATTTTGCGATTGGCGCTATTTTAATGATGAAGTTTTCACAAATGGCAGCAAAATACTTTGATGATGTTGAGATTATTGAAATGCATCACGATCAAAAGTTAGATGCACCATCAGGAACAGGCTTAAAAACAGCGGAGCTTATCAGTGAAGTTCGTGAAGCAAAAAAACAGGGTCATCCTGATGAAAAAGAATTGCTAGAAGGGGCGCGCGGTGCAGATTATGAAGGAATCCGTCTACATAGCGTACGCCTGCCAGGACTGATTGCTCACCAAGAAGTGATGTTCGGAGGATTTGGACAAACATTAAAAATCCGTCATGATTCATACAACCGTGCTTCTTTTATGTCAGGTGTGAAGCTAGCTGTTGATACAGTTATGAACGTAGACACACTTGTATATGGATTAGAAAATATTATTGACTAA
- a CDS encoding bifunctional biotin--[acetyl-CoA-carboxylase] synthetase/biotin operon repressor has protein sequence MQSDIRRTLLEMFTNADGDYVSGQKISDLLGCSRTAVWKHIEELRKDGYELEAVRKKGYRIVGKPNKVSSNELLLGLQTTKIGQYIHYEESVHSTQKIAHRIAQEGAKEGTVVVAEEQTAGRGRLDRAWYSPKYTGAWMSIILRPSIPPQQAPQLTLLSAVAVVQAIQEVTNLSPDIKWPNDVLLNGKKLVGILTEMQADFDRIHSVIIGIGINVNQQETDFNEQIKHIATSLRIEKGEEINRAALMQAFFLKLETLYEEYLKNGFGLIKVLWETYAISIGKRIIARTMTANIEGFAKGITDEGVLLIEDDEGVIHRIHSADIELSAKK, from the coding sequence TTGCAGTCAGATATAAGAAGAACGCTGCTTGAAATGTTTACGAACGCAGATGGGGACTATGTGTCCGGCCAAAAGATCAGCGATTTATTAGGCTGTTCAAGAACAGCTGTATGGAAGCATATCGAAGAGCTACGAAAAGACGGCTATGAACTTGAAGCTGTTCGTAAAAAAGGCTATCGTATTGTTGGGAAGCCGAACAAAGTAAGCAGCAACGAGCTTTTATTAGGGCTCCAAACAACAAAAATCGGTCAGTATATTCATTATGAGGAAAGCGTGCATTCTACTCAAAAAATTGCTCATCGAATTGCTCAAGAAGGAGCCAAAGAAGGAACGGTCGTAGTTGCTGAAGAGCAAACGGCAGGGAGAGGAAGACTTGATAGAGCGTGGTATTCCCCAAAATATACTGGTGCCTGGATGAGTATTATACTGCGTCCTTCTATCCCTCCGCAGCAGGCTCCTCAGCTGACTCTACTATCAGCAGTGGCTGTTGTACAGGCCATTCAAGAAGTGACGAACCTTTCTCCAGACATTAAATGGCCTAATGATGTTTTATTAAATGGGAAGAAGCTAGTTGGGATTTTAACAGAAATGCAGGCTGATTTTGACCGGATTCATTCGGTCATCATTGGAATCGGCATCAATGTGAATCAGCAGGAAACGGATTTTAATGAACAAATCAAACACATTGCCACATCTTTACGTATTGAAAAAGGTGAAGAAATTAATCGTGCGGCTTTGATGCAAGCGTTTTTCTTAAAGTTAGAAACCCTTTATGAAGAATACTTAAAAAATGGCTTTGGTTTAATTAAAGTTCTTTGGGAAACGTATGCGATCAGTATTGGAAAGCGAATTATAGCACGCACGATGACAGCCAACATTGAAGGCTTTGCAAAAGGTATAACAGATGAAGGCGTTTTATTGATTGAAGATGATGAAGGAGTTATACACCGAATTCATTCTGCAGATATTGAGCTCTCTGCTAAAAAATAG
- a CDS encoding zinc metallopeptidase, giving the protein MSFLIYFLIIILVPIWAQFKVRSAYKKYSQVSNSSGMTGAEVARKILDENGLYNVHVEPVGGFLSDHYDPRSKVIRLSEDNYYGTSVAGAAVAAHEVGHAIQDKENYSFLRLRHSLVPVASLGSNASWILIMIGIIASIKPLLLLGIIFMAAAVVFQVVTLPVEFNASSRAMTQIVSVGAIRNDEERETRKVLNAAALTYVAAAAVAVLELVRLIMIYTGMNNDD; this is encoded by the coding sequence ATGAGCTTTTTGATTTATTTTCTCATTATTATCCTTGTGCCAATTTGGGCACAGTTTAAGGTGAGAAGTGCTTACAAAAAATATTCACAAGTAAGCAACTCATCAGGAATGACAGGTGCAGAAGTAGCAAGAAAAATTTTGGATGAAAACGGGTTGTACAACGTTCACGTAGAGCCTGTAGGCGGATTTTTATCGGATCACTACGACCCTCGTTCAAAAGTAATTCGTTTGTCAGAAGACAACTATTATGGAACGTCTGTTGCGGGCGCTGCCGTTGCGGCTCACGAAGTGGGACACGCGATTCAAGACAAAGAAAACTATTCGTTTTTACGTCTTCGCCACTCGCTTGTGCCGGTGGCAAGCCTTGGATCAAACGCTTCTTGGATTTTAATTATGATTGGAATTATCGCGTCGATTAAGCCGTTGCTATTGTTAGGTATTATCTTCATGGCAGCAGCGGTCGTATTCCAAGTTGTAACACTGCCTGTTGAATTTAACGCTTCAAGCCGAGCGATGACGCAAATCGTCTCAGTCGGAGCAATTCGAAATGACGAAGAGCGCGAGACGCGCAAAGTGCTTAACGCAGCGGCTTTAACATACGTAGCAGCCGCAGCAGTAGCAGTTCTTGAGTTGGTTCGTTTAATCATGATTTATACCGGAATGAATAACGACGACTAA